Proteins encoded together in one Plutella xylostella chromosome 17, ilPluXylo3.1, whole genome shotgun sequence window:
- the LOC119694781 gene encoding THAP domain-containing protein 6 translates to MRVCALNVCRNYKGRLKTTHKVTYHLIPNDPIIRSKWVEIIRKSRGEDYWKPAKSTVICSDHFHHKDLYYTKNQTGLRRLKKGVLPSKALFVLPAKSEESASSGEEAEAISEGFSKQPVS, encoded by the exons ATGCGTGTATGTGCTTTAAACGTGTGCAGAAATTACAAAGGTCGACTAAAAACGACACACAAGGTCACCTACCATCT GATACCGAATGATCCCATTATAAGAAGCAAATGGGtagaaataattagaaaaagcCGTGGAGAGGACTACTGGAAACCAGCAAAATCCACAGTGATCTGCTCTGATCATTTCCACCACAAAGATCTATATTACACAAAAAATCAGACAGGACTCCGAAGACTGAAAAAGGGAGTGTTACCGAGCAAA GCATTATTTGTATTACCAGCTAAGTCTGAAGAAAGCGCTAGCTCTGGCGAAGAAGCAGAAGCAATAAGTGAAGGATTTAGCAAACAGCCGGTTAGTTAG